The Syntrophorhabdaceae bacterium DNA segment CATCTTCACCATATAACTGTGCGACAAATTGGACGATCTTCGTCTCAAGCAGCGAATACTCCCGCGCGTGCGCAATCGCAAAAAACAACAAGGATGCGATGAAAAGAAGACCCATAACGTATATCCAGGTTAATCCGTCTGTACGGCCAAATCCATCCTCCAAAACAGCGGGCACCCTATTCGCTATCTTTGAGTTGCGATCCTCTGTCTCCATGCTATTCTATCTCCTCAGATTGTTAGCCATCTGGAGCATCTCGTCCGCAGCCTGGATCGCCTTGGAATTGACTTCATATGCCCTCTGTCCTATGATGAGGTTTATCATTTCCTGCATAATATTTACGTTGGACATTTCAAGATATCCTTGAAGCAGCGTGCCAACCCCATTTTGGCCGGGCACACTTGTCGTCGGGGTACCGCTTGCATCCGTTTCCTGAAACAGGTTCTTTCCAATGGCTTTGAGTCCTGCCGGATTGGCAAAAATGGCAAGCTGGATGTTGCCGATCTGCTGGGGTTGTGTTTGACCCTGGATCTGCGCCGAAACAGTACCGTCCGCTTCAATAGATGTTGTCAGGGTCTTAGCCGGTATGGTGATGTTGGGTACGATGGGGTAGCCGTCGCTTGTGACAATCCGCCCTGTAGAGTCACTCTTCAACGCGCCCGCTCTGGTGTAAGCCGTATCACCTGACGGTAGCGTCACCTGGAGAAATCCGTTTCCCTGAATGGCGACGTCAAGCTCATTTTGAGTATTCTGATAATCACCCTGCTGGAATGCTTTCTGGACGGAAGCCAGCATA contains these protein-coding regions:
- the flgG gene encoding flagellar basal-body rod protein FlgG, whose product is MIRALWTAGTGMNVQQTNLDVIANNIANVNTNGYKRSRADFQDLIYQTLRLQGAQTEGGNQVPTGIQIGLGAMLASVQKAFQQGDYQNTQNELDVAIQGNGFLQVTLPSGDTAYTRAGALKSDSTGRIVTSDGYPIVPNITIPAKTLTTSIEADGTVSAQIQGQTQPQQIGNIQLAIFANPAGLKAIGKNLFQETDASGTPTTSVPGQNGVGTLLQGYLEMSNVNIMQEMINLIIGQRAYEVNSKAIQAADEMLQMANNLRR